One Spiroplasma endosymbiont of Dioctria linearis DNA segment encodes these proteins:
- a CDS encoding MOLPALP family lipoprotein gives MKKLLSLIGAMTLMASPIGAVVACGNKNAKEQEKPDKVEDNFETAERQDTISKLMSQYAKSLYLNQNELSDGETHFSSKYMMENNVKNEYLKTLKLTDFNESEGVEGNAKFYKVADKYFNTNDLLASDLKISDNVYQDYVLDPSAPDEGIVNIVKNTLPTVLSLLSDPTNLQQLLGVVASNPSMIGSILSPDLLKTLGKVLNQDNLKLLENAFSNKIYANMNYQTALDSSMIGLSNAVDKLLNGNEKKLSYETQADVEKNIDSATTNLANNISNLMNGAAELKIDFISNIDSIAEVIRFIRTLVVYMEQFSYEEMTSSVLTLEKIEEKRNQIFNSNSIDIKQVFKKINYMVNDDLSGVVFKNYIGILFATNSKNFSIGNQFTENVNDGLMGLLSKIGVKAMKQESIDIIISKVYVNSMIRSIINGGLNSSYGGGLFTTVIGTLVTMPGMLPSPVKELMKKITSVSGEGKKFKADWMGYLWNNTNKNFNFSIRDLLSKPMNEISLSGLLGQEEISQPEDEQNPTKPAKRFNEAKTSSMNFLKKKSLKELVNEVNTEFSSATKSTINFSDFGELMARFAKDSTLEKALNDINNMFEILGYNSDGSLKEGSVFEQLFKILNDEDELMAKTSNILSKWIKESNQEITDLKNQAEELFKKLTVKTEIKSVNNFRYTVNDGTNELVFDIAMKYKNKKLVVSEIKLLA, from the coding sequence ATGAAAAAATTATTAAGTTTAATAGGAGCCATGACATTAATGGCCTCACCAATTGGAGCAGTTGTAGCTTGTGGAAATAAAAATGCAAAGGAACAAGAAAAACCTGATAAGGTTGAAGACAACTTTGAAACTGCAGAAAGACAAGATACAATCTCAAAATTAATGTCTCAATATGCAAAGTCACTTTATTTAAATCAAAATGAATTATCTGATGGTGAAACACACTTTAGTTCAAAATATATGATGGAAAATAATGTAAAAAATGAATATTTAAAAACACTTAAACTAACTGATTTTAATGAATCAGAAGGTGTAGAAGGTAATGCTAAATTTTATAAAGTTGCAGATAAGTATTTTAATACAAATGACTTATTAGCATCTGACTTGAAAATATCTGATAATGTTTATCAAGATTATGTTCTAGATCCAAGTGCACCTGATGAAGGAATAGTTAATATTGTTAAAAATACCTTGCCTACAGTATTATCACTATTATCAGATCCAACAAATTTGCAACAATTATTAGGAGTAGTTGCAAGTAATCCTTCAATGATAGGATCAATTCTTTCTCCTGATTTACTTAAAACTTTAGGAAAAGTTTTAAATCAAGATAATCTAAAACTTTTGGAAAATGCTTTTAGTAATAAAATATATGCAAATATGAACTATCAAACAGCGTTAGATTCAAGCATGATAGGTTTATCAAATGCAGTTGATAAACTATTAAATGGTAATGAAAAAAAATTATCTTATGAAACTCAAGCAGATGTAGAGAAAAATATAGATAGTGCTACAACTAATTTAGCAAATAATATCTCAAATTTAATGAATGGAGCAGCTGAATTAAAAATTGATTTTATTAGTAATATTGACTCTATTGCTGAAGTTATTCGTTTTATAAGAACATTAGTAGTTTATATGGAACAATTTAGCTATGAAGAAATGACTTCTTCCGTATTAACTTTAGAAAAAATTGAAGAAAAAAGAAATCAAATATTTAATTCCAATTCAATTGATATAAAACAAGTATTTAAAAAGATAAATTACATGGTAAATGATGATTTATCAGGAGTTGTATTTAAAAATTATATTGGAATTTTATTTGCAACAAATTCTAAAAACTTTTCAATTGGTAATCAATTTACAGAAAATGTAAATGATGGATTAATGGGTTTACTTTCAAAAATTGGAGTTAAAGCTATGAAACAAGAATCTATTGATATAATCATTTCAAAAGTATATGTAAATTCAATGATAAGGTCTATTATAAATGGTGGTTTAAATTCAAGTTATGGAGGGGGTTTATTTACTACTGTAATTGGAACTCTTGTAACAATGCCAGGTATGCTTCCTAGTCCTGTTAAAGAATTAATGAAAAAAATTACTAGTGTTTCAGGAGAAGGAAAAAAGTTTAAAGCAGATTGAATGGGTTATTTATGAAATAACACTAATAAAAATTTTAATTTCTCTATCAGAGATTTACTGTCAAAACCTATGAATGAAATTAGTTTATCAGGATTATTAGGTCAAGAAGAAATTTCACAACCAGAAGATGAACAAAATCCAACTAAACCGGCAAAAAGATTTAATGAAGCTAAAACAAGTTCAATGAATTTCTTAAAAAAGAAATCTCTTAAAGAGCTTGTGAATGAAGTTAATACAGAATTTAGTTCAGCTACAAAATCAACAATTAACTTTTCCGATTTTGGTGAATTAATGGCTCGTTTTGCAAAGGATTCAACCCTTGAAAAAGCTTTAAATGACATTAACAATATGTTTGAAATATTAGGTTATAATAGTGATGGTTCACTTAAGGAAGGTTCAGTTTTTGAACAATTATTTAAAATTCTAAATGATGAAGATGAATTGATGGCTAAAACAAGTAATATTCTATCAAAATGAATAAAAGAAAGTAATCAAGAAATAACTGATTTAAAAAATCAAGCTGAAGAGTTATTTAAAAAATTAACAGTTAAGACTGAAATTAAATCTGTGAATAATTTTAGATATACTGTAAATGATGGAACAAATGAATTAGTATTTGATATTGCAATGAAATATAAAAATAAGAAATTAGTAGTTTCAGAAATTAAATTACTTGCATAA
- a CDS encoding ATP-binding cassette domain-containing protein, whose product MSNNAIIVKDLNKKFKSGYGIFDINFSVEYGKVFGYLGPNGAGKSTTIRSLMGFIRSDSGTSNLYLENNVNFKDDQTLVHDLVQYDSWTDANKIQRNLGYVPGEIAFPIQMTGIDLLKQVFKLRNMTNWDDVRKYIDYWEFNPNMKIKKMSKGMKQKVALVIAWMHNPDIIVLDEPTSGLDPLMQEKFVKLVQKSKEEGKAIILSSHIFSEIERTCDYVSIIKRGKIISTINIKDIQYNDEKTYEIKFKDKVIKNDIESSKWTIKSFNDNTLFAVVENKNINDFIVKMGKNKIEFIKEHPLNLEQYFMKYYQNEIETDVADSLDNIILKSSTKERAISFELIKDTMRKTIGLWLFSTLIPVFLIIVALSIMINDSSTKEMIAQGNGTWNSILTQTIVGLVVSSTGITYSLMLVYLLTSGNSIVAREVDKGTMVNLLTTNQSRKSIILTKGGTFIFSLFISIFIQFLTTIITISAFGKGGEINFGLFAMYFFGLFLMLYAISSITFMSSCYFNKSAASLSVAGGISIIFYVLYFASQISPSVDFLKYFSLNTLFKIKYNSVSEVSKYLGEYIALAVIGTGLYVASYLIFTKKDLPL is encoded by the coding sequence ATGTCTAATAATGCAATTATTGTAAAAGATTTAAATAAAAAATTTAAATCAGGTTATGGAATTTTTGATATTAATTTTAGTGTAGAGTATGGTAAAGTTTTTGGTTATTTGGGGCCAAATGGTGCTGGAAAATCAACAACTATTAGAAGTTTAATGGGGTTTATCAGATCTGATTCAGGAACTTCAAATCTTTATTTAGAAAATAATGTTAATTTTAAAGATGACCAAACTTTAGTTCATGATTTAGTTCAATATGATTCATGAACTGATGCTAATAAAATTCAAAGAAATTTAGGATATGTTCCAGGAGAAATAGCTTTCCCAATTCAAATGACAGGAATTGATCTTTTAAAACAAGTTTTTAAATTGAGAAATATGACTAACTGAGATGATGTTAGAAAATATATTGATTATTGAGAATTTAATCCAAATATGAAAATTAAAAAAATGTCTAAAGGGATGAAACAAAAGGTTGCTTTAGTAATTGCTTGAATGCACAATCCAGATATTATTGTACTAGATGAACCAACAAGTGGATTAGATCCTTTAATGCAAGAAAAATTTGTTAAACTAGTTCAAAAATCAAAAGAAGAAGGCAAAGCAATAATTTTATCTTCACACATTTTTTCAGAAATTGAAAGAACTTGTGATTATGTTTCAATTATTAAACGTGGAAAAATTATTTCAACTATTAACATTAAAGATATTCAATATAACGATGAAAAGACTTATGAAATTAAATTTAAAGATAAAGTAATTAAAAACGATATAGAATCATCAAAATGAACTATTAAAAGTTTTAATGATAATACTTTGTTTGCAGTTGTTGAAAATAAAAATATCAATGACTTTATTGTCAAAATGGGAAAAAATAAAATTGAATTTATTAAAGAACATCCATTAAATTTAGAACAATATTTTATGAAGTATTATCAAAATGAAATTGAAACTGATGTAGCAGATTCACTAGATAATATAATTTTGAAATCTTCAACAAAAGAAAGAGCGATCTCTTTTGAATTAATTAAAGATACTATGAGAAAAACTATTGGATTATGGTTATTTTCAACTCTAATACCAGTTTTTTTAATTATTGTAGCGCTTTCTATAATGATTAATGATAGTTCCACTAAGGAAATGATTGCTCAAGGAAATGGTACTTGAAATAGCATATTAACGCAGACTATAGTAGGATTAGTTGTTAGTTCAACAGGAATTACATACTCATTAATGTTAGTTTATTTATTAACAAGTGGTAATTCTATTGTTGCTAGAGAAGTCGATAAAGGAACAATGGTTAATTTATTAACAACTAATCAATCAAGAAAAAGTATAATTTTAACAAAAGGTGGGACTTTCATTTTCTCATTATTTATAAGCATATTCATTCAATTTTTAACAACTATTATAACAATTTCAGCTTTTGGAAAAGGCGGAGAAATTAATTTTGGATTATTTGCAATGTACTTTTTTGGTTTATTTTTAATGTTATATGCAATTAGTTCAATTACATTTATGTCAAGTTGTTATTTCAATAAATCTGCAGCTTCATTATCTGTAGCCGGAGGAATTAGTATTATCTTTTATGTACTTTATTTTGCAAGTCAAATTTCACCTTCGGTAGATTTTTTAAAATACTTCTCATTAAATACTTTATTTAAAATTAAGTATAACAGTGTAAGTGAAGTTTCAAAGTATTTAGGTGAATATATTGCTTTAGCAGTTATTGGAACTGGATTATATGTTGCTTCATATTTAATTTTTACAAAAAAAGATTTACCATTATAA
- the msrA gene encoding peptide-methionine (S)-S-oxide reductase MsrA, whose translation MKTIYLAGGCFWGVQAYFDLIKGVTKTKVGYCQGDIQNPTYEQVCSGKTNHAEAILLEYDKNQVTLEKILEKYFKIINPYSLNKQGNDIGTQYRVGIYWENEEDFKIIQQFLEKKQSESQQKIVVENEKVKNFFDAEAYHQNYLEKNPFGYCHIDLSLAYEDD comes from the coding sequence ATGAAAACAATATACTTAGCAGGGGGATGCTTTTGAGGAGTTCAAGCTTATTTTGATTTAATTAAAGGTGTAACAAAAACAAAAGTAGGTTATTGTCAAGGAGATATTCAGAATCCAACTTATGAACAAGTTTGTTCAGGAAAAACAAATCATGCAGAAGCAATTTTATTAGAATATGATAAAAATCAAGTAACTTTGGAAAAGATACTTGAAAAGTATTTTAAAATAATTAATCCATATTCTTTAAATAAACAAGGAAATGATATAGGGACTCAATATAGAGTTGGGATTTATTGAGAAAATGAAGAGGATTTTAAAATAATTCAGCAATTTTTAGAAAAAAAACAAAGCGAAAGTCAACAAAAAATAGTTGTTGAGAATGAAAAAGTAAAAAACTTTTTTGATGCAGAAGCATATCATCAAAATTATCTAGAAAAAAATCCCTTTGGTTACTGTCATATTGATCTTTCATTAGCTTATGAAGATGATTAA
- a CDS encoding Pr6Pr family membrane protein yields the protein MFITKKNLKDWKLWYKLAIALLIIGFLLQGLIRGIINIGDSVYKIDGEEFKKWAVYIGDKNSNDPAKFVGYDYQGYIINYFSFFTIQSNILVAIWFLVSFFNHNKESETKFLSRSISLCVVTYITITGLIFNGMLLPQVLLTENDLNLTPFWWVDQMVLHTVVPIATIVYYLLLMKQELNFNFKEFVKRDFILMCIYPIIYLISSLIRGELIYRSVGSDAILASKKGAYPYFFLEIHNKQVSGLSGVVWMFIAIIAIISIIIGLGSLYLFVASKINNYKGEITNEESKKQS from the coding sequence ATGTTTATTACTAAAAAAAATTTAAAAGACTGAAAACTCTGATATAAATTAGCAATTGCTTTATTAATAATTGGTTTCCTTTTACAAGGATTAATTCGTGGAATTATTAATATTGGTGATTCTGTCTATAAAATAGATGGTGAGGAATTTAAAAAATGAGCGGTTTATATAGGAGATAAAAACTCAAATGATCCAGCAAAATTTGTTGGCTATGATTATCAAGGATATATAATTAACTATTTTAGTTTTTTTACAATTCAATCAAATATACTTGTTGCAATTTGATTTCTTGTATCATTTTTTAATCATAATAAAGAAAGTGAAACTAAATTTTTATCAAGATCTATTTCTTTATGTGTAGTAACTTATATTACAATTACAGGTTTGATTTTTAATGGAATGCTTCTTCCGCAGGTATTGTTAACAGAAAATGATTTAAATTTAACTCCATTTTGATGGGTTGATCAAATGGTGTTGCATACAGTTGTTCCAATAGCTACAATTGTTTATTACTTACTATTAATGAAACAGGAATTAAATTTTAATTTTAAGGAGTTTGTAAAAAGGGATTTTATATTAATGTGTATTTATCCAATAATCTATTTAATTTCTTCTTTAATTAGAGGAGAATTAATTTATAGAAGCGTAGGTTCAGATGCAATCTTAGCAAGTAAAAAGGGAGCATACCCATATTTTTTCTTAGAGATTCATAATAAACAAGTATCTGGCCTAAGTGGAGTTGTTTGAATGTTTATTGCTATAATAGCTATTATTTCAATAATAATTGGTTTAGGTAGTCTTTATCTATTTGTTGCTTCAAAAATTAATAATTATAAAGGGGAAATTACTAATGAGGAATCAAAAAAACAGTCTTAA
- a CDS encoding valine--tRNA ligase, with protein sequence MKELDKKYNHKEVEKDKYSKWLEEKLFKPKIKSKKPAYSIVIPPPNVTGKLHLGHAWDGSLQDLLIRFKKLNGFDTVWIPGMDHAGIATQAKVEERLREQGILRNDLGRDKFIEKVWEWKEEYASTIREQWAKLGLSLDYSKEKFTYSEELNQIVNHVFVKMYEDKLIYKGKRIINWDPKQKTALSNIEVIYKETKGAMYYFKYFLSDNNKDFLEVATTRPETMFGDVCLIVNPKDDRYNKYIGKTVINPSNRALIPIISDKYVEIEFGTGVMKCTPAHDPNDFELGLKHNLKQIVVMNEDATMNELANEFKGMDRFEARKQLVEKLAKEGTFIKKEDIVHQVGYSERSNAIVEPFISDQWFVKMKPLAKQVLDLQNSKEAINFYPNRFNETLNKWMENTYDWTISRQLWWGHQIPAWYHKKTKEVFVGINAPKDIENWERDPDVLDTWFSSAFWPFATMNWNQKKQSQMMKKYFPVSTMVTGYDIIFFWVARMIFQSLEFTKSKPFNDVLIHGLIRDEQGKKMSKSLGNGVDPMEVIEKYGADSLRYFLLTNSSPGQDLRYSEEKLTSTWNFINKIWNASRYVMLNLKKIPTNQQFKNLLLKSNKSNNQIDFWILNRLSETKKMVKEAIDKYEFTIAGKFLYNFIWDDYCSWYIELSKAQVSENNLLNKQEKQFSQSTLGYVLKNILVMLHPFMPFVSEEIYQSFELKTSILKERWLEENYQFEISNINHIFEIVTNLREFRATQNIKNSIALNIHLNLKKSKFKLEMEKGIDYINLFVKKLVNCKLNINNIEKKDLTSIAIKDYFLDIANEEFIDKDKAIQETEDKIFELLQEIERSEKMLANENFLKRAAFEKVEVEKEKYANYKKQHILLEEKLKELKK encoded by the coding sequence ATGAAAGAATTAGATAAAAAATATAATCATAAAGAAGTTGAAAAAGATAAATATAGTAAATGACTTGAAGAAAAATTATTTAAACCAAAAATTAAGTCTAAAAAGCCAGCTTATTCAATTGTAATACCTCCACCAAATGTAACTGGAAAGTTGCACTTAGGTCATGCTTGAGATGGTTCATTACAAGATCTATTAATAAGATTCAAAAAATTAAATGGCTTTGATACTGTTTGAATACCTGGAATGGATCATGCTGGAATAGCTACTCAAGCAAAAGTCGAAGAGCGATTGAGAGAGCAAGGGATTTTAAGAAATGATTTAGGTAGAGATAAGTTTATTGAAAAAGTTTGAGAATGAAAAGAAGAGTATGCTTCAACCATTAGAGAACAATGAGCAAAATTAGGATTAAGTTTAGATTATTCTAAAGAAAAATTTACATATTCAGAAGAATTAAATCAAATTGTAAATCATGTTTTTGTAAAAATGTATGAAGATAAATTAATTTATAAAGGGAAACGAATTATAAATTGAGATCCTAAACAAAAGACAGCACTTTCTAATATTGAAGTTATCTATAAAGAAACTAAAGGAGCAATGTATTATTTCAAATACTTTTTAAGTGATAATAATAAGGACTTCTTAGAAGTAGCTACAACACGTCCAGAAACAATGTTTGGAGATGTTTGTTTAATTGTAAATCCAAAAGATGATAGATATAACAAATATATTGGAAAAACAGTTATAAACCCCTCAAATAGGGCTTTAATACCTATTATAAGCGACAAATATGTAGAAATTGAGTTTGGAACAGGGGTAATGAAATGTACGCCAGCACATGACCCTAATGACTTTGAATTAGGTCTAAAACATAATTTAAAACAAATAGTTGTTATGAATGAAGATGCAACTATGAATGAATTAGCAAATGAGTTTAAAGGGATGGATCGTTTTGAAGCAAGAAAACAATTAGTTGAAAAATTAGCAAAGGAAGGGACTTTCATTAAAAAAGAAGATATTGTTCATCAAGTTGGTTACTCAGAAAGAAGTAATGCAATTGTTGAACCTTTCATCTCTGATCAATGATTTGTAAAAATGAAACCCTTAGCAAAACAAGTTTTAGATTTACAAAATTCAAAAGAGGCAATTAATTTTTATCCAAATCGTTTTAATGAAACACTAAATAAATGAATGGAAAATACTTATGATTGAACTATTTCACGTCAATTATGATGAGGTCATCAAATTCCAGCTTGATATCATAAAAAAACAAAAGAAGTCTTTGTAGGTATAAATGCTCCAAAGGATATAGAAAATTGAGAACGTGATCCAGATGTTTTAGATACATGATTTTCAAGTGCATTTTGACCATTTGCAACAATGAACTGAAATCAAAAAAAACAATCACAAATGATGAAAAAATATTTTCCAGTATCAACAATGGTAACAGGCTATGATATTATTTTCTTTTGAGTAGCAAGAATGATTTTTCAAAGTTTAGAGTTTACAAAGTCAAAACCTTTTAATGATGTTTTAATTCACGGTTTAATTCGTGATGAGCAGGGAAAAAAAATGTCAAAATCTTTGGGTAATGGTGTTGATCCAATGGAAGTTATTGAAAAATATGGAGCAGATTCATTAAGGTATTTCTTATTAACAAATTCAAGTCCTGGTCAAGATTTAAGATATAGTGAAGAAAAATTAACTAGTACTTGAAATTTCATTAATAAAATTTGAAATGCTTCAAGATATGTAATGTTAAATCTTAAAAAAATTCCTACTAATCAACAATTTAAAAATTTATTATTAAAATCTAACAAAAGTAATAATCAAATTGATTTTTGAATTTTAAATCGATTGAGTGAAACAAAAAAAATGGTGAAAGAAGCAATTGATAAATATGAATTTACAATTGCAGGAAAGTTCCTTTATAATTTTATTTGAGATGATTATTGTTCATGATATATTGAACTTTCAAAAGCTCAAGTTAGTGAAAATAATCTATTAAATAAACAAGAAAAGCAATTTAGTCAATCAACTTTAGGGTATGTTTTAAAAAATATTTTAGTTATGTTACATCCATTTATGCCTTTTGTTAGTGAAGAAATTTATCAGTCATTTGAGTTAAAAACTTCAATTTTAAAAGAAAGATGATTAGAAGAAAATTATCAATTTGAGATTTCAAATATTAATCATATTTTTGAAATAGTAACTAATTTAAGAGAATTTCGAGCTACTCAGAATATTAAAAATTCTATTGCTCTAAATATTCATTTAAACTTGAAAAAATCAAAATTTAAATTAGAAATGGAAAAAGGAATTGATTATATTAATCTCTTTGTTAAAAAATTAGTTAACTGTAAATTGAATATTAATAATATTGAAAAAAAAGATTTAACTTCAATTGCTATTAAAGATTATTTTTTAGATATTGCAAATGAAGAATTTATTGATAAGGATAAAGCAATTCAAGAAACTGAGGATAAGATTTTTGAACTTTTACAAGAAATTGAAAGAAGTGAGAAAATGTTAGCAAATGAGAACTTTTTAAAAAGAGCTGCATTTGAAAAAGTCGAAGTTGAAAAAGAAAAGTATGCTAATTATAAAAAACAACATATATTATTAGAAGAAAAATTAAAAGAATTGAAAAAATAA
- a CDS encoding ComEC/Rec2 family competence protein, which translates to MQKILIILFTLNCFYFFQSNQFTKINPSVTMLNVGNGNSFLLQYKGKNILFDAGKGSGFSKKSLQQYLIYDGVRKIDAIFISHNHKDHYDQIDDLKTIYNIQNIFYNYDNQFNFNFKDLKISNFIENQNKDENDNSQVSVVDVKGKKILFTGDISKKREARLLQNKEFLEMIKGGVDLLQVAHHGSKTSSSELFIETIKPQNCFISGHKSKMYDFPSKETIATLKKYQCKTYITNSRNSYKYKVKSNKVIKVQKKLLL; encoded by the coding sequence ATGCAAAAAATATTAATTATCTTATTTACTTTAAATTGTTTTTATTTTTTTCAATCAAATCAATTCACTAAAATAAATCCCTCAGTAACAATGTTAAATGTTGGCAATGGGAATAGTTTCTTATTGCAATATAAAGGTAAAAATATTTTATTTGATGCTGGAAAGGGCAGCGGTTTCAGTAAAAAAAGTTTACAGCAATATTTAATATATGATGGAGTTAGAAAAATTGATGCCATTTTTATAAGTCATAATCATAAGGATCACTATGATCAAATTGATGATTTAAAAACCATTTACAATATTCAAAATATTTTTTACAATTATGATAATCAATTTAATTTTAACTTTAAGGATTTAAAAATTAGTAATTTTATCGAGAATCAAAATAAAGATGAAAATGATAATTCTCAAGTTTCAGTAGTAGACGTAAAAGGCAAGAAAATATTATTTACAGGAGATATTTCCAAAAAAAGAGAAGCTAGATTATTGCAAAATAAGGAGTTTCTAGAAATGATTAAAGGGGGAGTTGATTTACTTCAAGTTGCTCACCATGGTAGTAAAACTAGTAGTTCTGAATTGTTTATTGAGACAATAAAACCTCAAAATTGTTTTATCTCTGGACATAAGTCAAAAATGTATGACTTTCCAAGTAAAGAGACAATAGCGACATTAAAAAAATATCAATGCAAAACTTATATTACAAATTCTAGAAATAGTTATAAATATAAAGTTAAAAGCAATAAAGTGATTAAAGTACAAAAAAAACTTCTTTTGTAA
- the rpsT gene encoding 30S ribosomal protein S20 — protein MANIKSQEKRILTNEKSRLANKAFRSSVKTAIKKALVAKQEGSKEKETLINEAISLLDKSVTKGIFKANKAAREKSRLMK, from the coding sequence ATGGCAAATATTAAATCACAAGAAAAACGTATTTTAACTAATGAAAAATCACGTTTAGCTAATAAAGCTTTTAGAAGTTCAGTTAAAACTGCAATTAAAAAGGCTTTAGTTGCAAAACAAGAAGGTTCTAAAGAAAAAGAAACTTTAATAAATGAAGCAATTAGTTTATTAGATAAATCAGTAACAAAAGGAATTTTTAAAGCTAATAAAGCTGCAAGAGAAAAATCAAGATTAATGAAATAA
- the holA gene encoding DNA polymerase III subunit delta, with protein MFFVYSNDNFLIKKQIDKLCQKANIDNEYDIFEYSLIDDSIIKIIEEITTYSIFSSKKIIVINDCWFVNESKIKFHKDYDSKYVEQILSNNNSEVEIIMTLNSEKFSKKLKIAKLTEEKCKMLKLEEPNLIQKKEIVTKRLENAKIEFDIDSIEIFLDKLPNDMQVFTNEINKIISLRKKVTKNLINEITSKYNNFDSFQIANCFISNDIKTFLKQWSSYREINNDIFSFLALLASNLITLRNIILLKEERMSNSEISSVLGANPYRISKLLEQNKLNIKQINDKIKLLYLLEKNIKSGVFDNKIIPELELLKMFDV; from the coding sequence ATGTTCTTTGTATATTCTAATGACAATTTTCTAATCAAAAAGCAAATAGACAAATTATGTCAAAAAGCAAATATAGATAATGAATATGATATTTTTGAATATTCATTAATTGATGATTCAATTATAAAAATTATTGAAGAAATTACTACATATTCAATTTTTTCAAGTAAGAAAATTATTGTTATAAATGATTGTTGATTTGTTAACGAATCAAAAATTAAGTTTCATAAAGATTATGATTCTAAATATGTAGAGCAAATTTTAAGTAATAATAATAGCGAAGTTGAAATAATAATGACTTTAAATTCTGAGAAGTTTTCAAAAAAATTAAAAATAGCAAAATTAACAGAAGAAAAGTGCAAAATGTTAAAATTAGAGGAACCTAATTTAATACAAAAAAAAGAAATAGTAACCAAAAGATTAGAAAATGCAAAAATAGAGTTTGATATAGATTCGATTGAAATATTTTTAGATAAATTACCAAATGATATGCAAGTATTTACAAATGAAATTAATAAAATAATTAGTTTACGAAAAAAAGTAACAAAGAACTTAATAAATGAAATAACATCAAAATATAATAACTTTGATAGCTTTCAAATTGCTAATTGTTTTATTTCAAATGATATAAAAACTTTTTTAAAGCAATGATCAAGTTATAGGGAAATAAACAATGATATTTTCTCATTTCTTGCATTATTAGCAAGTAATTTAATTACATTAAGAAATATTATTTTATTAAAGGAAGAAAGAATGAGTAATTCAGAAATTTCTTCAGTTTTGGGAGCAAATCCATATCGTATTTCAAAACTATTAGAGCAAAATAAACTAAATATTAAACAAATAAATGATAAAATTAAATTGTTATATTTACTTGAAAAAAATATAAAAAGTGGGGTTTTTGATAATAAAATTATTCCAGAGCTTGAGTTGTTAAAAATGTTTGATGTTTAA
- a CDS encoding methylated-DNA--[protein]-cysteine S-methyltransferase translates to MEEKVLKIFKIKMFEKDVVKIGIINNKLSYIGFERDNIHDFYKNYKIRNVLKNDEFIKYIQYLKKFENREDFELNFDELFLPNLTDKQIDILKELCKLKYGEYKTYSEFAKDINKSDHTRFIASCMSKNPILLLIPCHRLISKNLDIKYRSGREIKSFLLKNNF, encoded by the coding sequence ATGGAAGAAAAAGTTCTTAAAATCTTTAAAATAAAAATGTTTGAAAAGGATGTTGTTAAAATAGGGATTATTAATAATAAGTTGAGTTATATTGGTTTTGAGCGTGACAATATTCATGATTTTTACAAAAATTATAAAATAAGAAATGTTTTAAAAAATGATGAATTTATTAAATATATTCAATATCTAAAAAAGTTTGAGAATAGAGAAGATTTCGAATTAAATTTTGATGAATTATTTTTACCAAATTTGACAGATAAACAAATAGATATTTTAAAAGAACTTTGTAAATTAAAATATGGCGAATATAAAACATATTCTGAATTTGCAAAAGATATTAATAAGAGTGATCACACACGTTTTATTGCTTCTTGTATGAGTAAGAATCCAATTTTATTGCTAATTCCATGTCATAGATTAATTAGTAAAAATTTGGATATTAAATACAGATCTGGAAGAGAAATAAAGAGTTTTTTATTAAAAAATAATTTTTAA